In Paraburkholderia sprentiae WSM5005, a genomic segment contains:
- a CDS encoding LysR family transcriptional regulator, giving the protein MNPEFDVDLLRSFVAVAEAGSFTKAAASVHRSQAAVSMQIKRLETMLGTTLFARNTRNLALTRPGNTLLDYARRALALQEEAWSAIVRPEVTGRVVLGAPDDYVSSLLSPVLRRFATLYPRVEIEIVCAQSTALAPMLADNKIDLAFVTRDRRLRGEFVRSEPMVWVGASVDTPVLKASPLPVGLYEPGCVARQHTLAALDGARIRYRAAFSSASLMGLVATVDAGLSVIALTRCSVPPRLAILGDAQGLPKIAPLDIVVARSAKSDRPTCDYLAQQMVQDLSLR; this is encoded by the coding sequence GTGAATCCTGAATTCGACGTCGATCTGTTGCGCAGCTTCGTCGCGGTCGCGGAGGCGGGCAGCTTCACGAAGGCGGCGGCGAGCGTGCATCGCTCGCAGGCGGCGGTCAGCATGCAGATCAAGCGGCTCGAAACGATGCTCGGCACGACGCTGTTCGCACGCAACACGCGCAACCTCGCGCTGACGCGGCCCGGCAATACGCTGCTCGACTATGCGCGGCGCGCGCTGGCGTTGCAGGAGGAGGCGTGGTCGGCGATCGTGCGGCCCGAGGTGACCGGGCGCGTGGTGCTGGGCGCGCCGGACGACTACGTGTCGTCGCTGCTGTCGCCGGTGTTGCGGCGTTTCGCGACGCTGTATCCGCGCGTCGAAATCGAGATCGTCTGCGCGCAGAGCACGGCGCTCGCGCCGATGCTCGCCGACAACAAGATCGACCTCGCATTCGTGACGCGCGACCGCAGATTGCGCGGCGAATTCGTACGCAGCGAACCGATGGTGTGGGTGGGGGCGTCGGTCGATACGCCGGTGTTGAAGGCGTCGCCGTTGCCGGTCGGGTTGTACGAGCCGGGCTGCGTCGCGCGTCAGCATACGTTGGCCGCGCTGGATGGCGCGCGCATCCGTTATCGCGCGGCGTTCAGCAGCGCGAGTTTGATGGGGCTCGTCGCGACCGTGGATGCGGGTTTGTCGGTGATTGCGCTGACGCGTTGCAGCGTGCCGCCGCGGCTCGCGATTCTCGGCGACGCGCAAGGCCTGCCGAAAATAGCGCCGCTCGATATCGTGGTCGCGCGCAGCGCGAAATCGGATCGGCCGACCTGCGATTATCTGGCGCAGCAGATGGTGCAGGATTTGTCGTTGCGGTAG
- a CDS encoding DMT family transporter, with protein MSLTSRQQGAITLASGGLLMGTIGVFVEEARLDALTLVFFRCLFGFLSLAAYCAWKGLFARAQFTRRTVVLALISGVLMVTQWVGFFDAIHRTSIAVATVVFHVQPFWVVLIGAALFNERLGADRLGWIATAFVGLVLASGVVAAGNLQGHASYLIGLSEALLGSLLYASVTLIAKSLGELRPHLLTLTQCAVGAICLPLIAPLVAPLTLTHIGPMQWFWLIGMGVLHTGLSYVLIYGALPKLSTSVIAVLLFVYPLTAIVVDALVYGRALSLSQLAGMALIVAASLGVNLGWPLLTLLHPGGRARSHAK; from the coding sequence ATGTCCCTCACCTCACGCCAGCAAGGCGCGATCACGCTGGCAAGCGGCGGGCTGCTGATGGGCACGATCGGCGTCTTCGTCGAGGAGGCGCGGCTCGACGCGCTGACGCTCGTGTTTTTCCGCTGCCTGTTCGGCTTTCTGTCGCTCGCCGCGTATTGCGCGTGGAAGGGCTTGTTCGCGCGCGCGCAGTTCACGCGCCGCACGGTCGTGCTCGCGCTGATCTCCGGCGTTCTGATGGTCACGCAGTGGGTCGGCTTTTTCGACGCGATTCATCGCACCAGCATCGCGGTCGCGACCGTCGTGTTTCATGTCCAGCCGTTCTGGGTCGTGCTGATCGGCGCGGCGCTGTTCAACGAGCGGCTCGGCGCGGACCGGCTCGGCTGGATCGCGACGGCGTTCGTCGGGCTGGTGCTCGCGTCGGGCGTGGTCGCGGCCGGCAATCTGCAAGGCCACGCCAGCTATCTGATCGGCTTGAGCGAAGCGCTGCTCGGCTCGCTGCTGTATGCGAGCGTCACGCTGATCGCGAAGAGCCTCGGCGAATTGCGTCCGCATCTGCTGACGCTCACGCAATGCGCGGTCGGCGCGATTTGCCTGCCGCTGATTGCGCCACTGGTCGCGCCTTTGACGCTCACGCATATCGGTCCGATGCAGTGGTTCTGGCTGATCGGCATGGGTGTGCTGCACACGGGATTGTCGTATGTGCTGATTTACGGCGCACTGCCCAAGCTCAGCACCTCCGTCATCGCGGTGCTGCTGTTCGTTTATCCGCTAACCGCCATCGTCGTGGATGCGCTCGTGTACGGCCGCGCGCTGTCGCTGTCGCAACTCGCGGGTATGGCGCTGATCGTCGCCGCGAGTCTCGGCGTCAATCTGGGCTGGCCGTTGCTCACGCTGCTGCATCCGGGCGGGCGGGCGCGCAGTCACGCGAAGTAA